A genomic stretch from Bacillus sp. N1-1 includes:
- a CDS encoding cation:proton antiporter, with protein MEHLDMHHIFELGLILTMIAAGITAIAKKLKQPYPIALVIIGTLIGLFNIPVLEPLKMFITEGDVFNFVILTIFLPALLGEAALKLPFEHLNQNKKPILALAFGGTFLSFLVIGFSTHFLLGLSIPVAFVFAALMSATDPVSVLSIFKSMGVNHKLSTVIEGESLFNDGLAVVLFKISAFSLLAYLDMGWGGLTSGAFEFVKVVAGGLLVGGGLGYAISILTKYFDDYPLEIIFSILLFYGSYLIAESIHVSGVIAIVVAALTFGNFGSRVGMSPTTRLNINNFWDVAALLANSIVFLMVGLEITRINFSDQWGTIGLALLIVLIGRSIAVYGSTLFVKGLPWSWRHVLNWGGLKGSLSIALVLSLPGDFDGRDTVLILTFSIVLFSLVIQGLTIKPLISYFGLRAKHSGSKEYEDIVANLHRYEAGVAEIKKVKTQLFVPEPVYSELLNRYQDEIDKSHRELDALLKEYPELKKSQLITLRKHSLYAQYDKINQLEQEEIISGEIAGKYKELLNNGLAEFEEEEVVKDSKRTH; from the coding sequence ATGGAACATTTAGATATGCATCACATATTTGAACTTGGACTTATTCTTACGATGATTGCGGCTGGTATTACGGCTATTGCGAAAAAACTGAAGCAACCATATCCCATCGCGCTCGTCATCATTGGAACGTTAATTGGATTATTTAACATTCCGGTCCTTGAACCGCTTAAAATGTTTATTACTGAGGGAGACGTTTTTAATTTCGTTATTTTAACGATTTTCCTTCCAGCGCTTCTAGGCGAGGCCGCTTTGAAATTGCCTTTTGAACATTTAAATCAAAACAAAAAGCCGATCCTCGCTCTGGCTTTCGGAGGAACCTTTCTTTCTTTTTTAGTGATTGGATTTTCTACCCATTTTCTACTAGGATTATCAATTCCCGTAGCATTCGTATTTGCAGCATTAATGAGTGCGACTGATCCTGTTAGTGTGTTATCCATTTTTAAAAGTATGGGAGTAAATCACAAACTTTCAACAGTTATAGAAGGAGAAAGTTTGTTTAATGATGGGCTTGCGGTTGTACTGTTTAAAATATCTGCATTTTCTCTTCTAGCCTATCTCGATATGGGCTGGGGTGGACTAACGAGCGGTGCTTTTGAATTTGTAAAAGTTGTAGCGGGTGGATTACTGGTCGGTGGTGGTTTAGGCTACGCTATTTCCATCCTCACGAAGTACTTTGATGACTATCCACTTGAAATTATTTTTAGTATCCTTCTTTTCTACGGTTCTTATTTAATTGCAGAAAGCATTCATGTTTCTGGTGTTATTGCCATCGTTGTAGCGGCATTAACGTTTGGTAACTTTGGCTCAAGAGTAGGCATGAGTCCAACTACCCGATTAAATATTAATAACTTCTGGGACGTAGCTGCATTGCTAGCGAATTCAATTGTGTTTCTGATGGTTGGTCTCGAGATTACACGTATCAACTTTTCTGATCAGTGGGGAACGATTGGTCTTGCGCTCTTAATCGTGCTTATTGGAAGAAGTATTGCGGTTTACGGTAGTACGCTATTCGTCAAAGGCCTTCCATGGTCATGGAGACACGTTCTTAACTGGGGAGGTTTAAAAGGTTCTTTATCGATAGCTCTTGTTCTTAGCTTACCAGGCGATTTTGACGGGCGAGATACGGTGTTAATTCTCACCTTCAGCATTGTTTTATTCTCTTTAGTTATACAAGGATTAACGATTAAGCCGCTCATTAGCTATTTTGGTCTAAGAGCAAAGCACAGCGGATCAAAAGAGTATGAAGATATCGTTGCTAATTTGCATCGTTATGAAGCGGGTGTAGCAGAGATTAAGAAAGTAAAGACGCAGCTCTTCGTACCTGAACCTGTTTATTCGGAATTGCTAAATCGTTACCAGGATGAAATTGATAAAAGTCATCGAGAACTTGATGCCTTATTAAAAGAGTATCCGGAGCTTAAGAAAAGTCAGCTCATAACGTTAAGAAAGCATTCACTATACGCTCAGTATGATAAAATCAACCAACTCGAACAAGAAGAAATCATTTCAGGAGAAATAGCTGGAAAGTATAAAGAGCTATTGAATAATGGCCTTGCTGAATTTGAAGAAGAGGAAGTTGTGAAAGATTCCAAAAGAACACATTAA